In Janibacter alkaliphilus, the following proteins share a genomic window:
- a CDS encoding AAA family ATPase, which translates to MLRELHIRDLGVIDEARIEPHPGLTVVTGETGAGKTMVVSGLSLVLGGKADAELVRAGSESALVEADLDLPEGHPALVRAQEAGADVEAGELLLARTLAAGARSRAHVGGRRVPAGLLAELGQDLVAVHGQADQWRLTRPAQHRAVVDAVGAADLDEPRAKVADLVARWRASTDELAGLVADERSRMQEIDRLEHQLTQIDAVEPVPGEDEELAASEDRLAHAEQLQAATGTAHRRLSDPDALDGADVVGQLAAATAELAAVSAPDPRLQELHDRLAEIGVLAADVAADLSSYAADVDVDPARLGEVQARRAAITDLVRRYGPDVDAVLAHRDQAREQLTRLTGADARIDALREEVEVLTARLTTAVDRLSAGRAQVATALADAICTELAALAMPKARVEIEVTPDTADDGDPLALATPDGRHLRVGAEGADHVEIRIAANPGSTPRTVARAASGGELSRIMLAIEVAAAGAGAAGTDDASTGDARAAAARAAGPGARPTFVFDEVDAGVGGRAGLDVGARLARLARSSQVIVVTHLAQVAAHADRHLVVRKTDDGHVTSSDIAPVEGEERLRELARMMGGDDQGAALDHAQELLEASQERAGRTTRTG; encoded by the coding sequence GTGCTGCGCGAGCTGCACATCCGTGACCTCGGGGTGATCGACGAGGCGCGGATCGAACCGCACCCCGGGCTGACGGTCGTCACCGGCGAGACGGGCGCGGGCAAGACCATGGTCGTCTCCGGGCTCAGCCTGGTCCTCGGCGGCAAGGCCGACGCCGAGCTGGTGCGCGCCGGCAGCGAGAGCGCCCTCGTCGAGGCCGACCTCGACCTGCCCGAGGGGCACCCCGCGCTGGTCCGGGCGCAGGAGGCCGGCGCCGACGTCGAGGCCGGCGAGCTGCTGCTGGCCCGCACCCTGGCCGCCGGGGCGCGCAGCCGCGCGCACGTCGGTGGCCGACGGGTGCCGGCCGGTCTGCTGGCCGAGCTCGGGCAGGACCTGGTCGCGGTGCACGGGCAGGCGGACCAGTGGCGGCTCACCCGCCCCGCCCAGCACCGCGCGGTGGTGGACGCCGTGGGCGCAGCCGACCTCGACGAGCCCCGGGCGAAGGTGGCCGACCTGGTGGCGCGGTGGCGAGCCAGCACCGACGAGCTCGCCGGACTGGTCGCCGACGAGCGCTCCCGGATGCAGGAGATCGACCGGCTGGAGCACCAGCTGACCCAGATCGACGCCGTCGAGCCCGTCCCGGGCGAGGACGAGGAGCTGGCCGCCAGCGAGGACCGGCTTGCCCACGCCGAGCAGCTGCAGGCCGCGACCGGGACCGCGCACCGACGACTCTCCGACCCGGACGCCCTCGACGGCGCCGACGTGGTCGGTCAGCTGGCCGCCGCCACCGCCGAGCTGGCTGCGGTGAGCGCGCCCGACCCCCGGCTGCAGGAGCTGCACGACCGTCTCGCCGAGATCGGGGTGCTGGCGGCCGACGTCGCCGCGGATCTCAGCAGCTACGCCGCGGACGTCGACGTCGACCCGGCGCGGCTGGGCGAGGTGCAGGCCCGACGGGCCGCGATCACCGACCTGGTGCGTCGCTACGGCCCCGACGTCGACGCGGTCCTCGCCCACCGTGACCAGGCCCGTGAGCAGCTGACCCGGCTCACCGGGGCGGACGCCCGGATCGACGCCCTGCGCGAGGAGGTCGAGGTCCTGACCGCCCGGCTCACGACGGCGGTCGACCGGCTCAGCGCCGGACGCGCCCAGGTCGCCACGGCCCTGGCCGACGCCATCTGCACCGAGCTGGCTGCCCTGGCGATGCCCAAGGCCCGTGTCGAGATCGAGGTGACCCCGGACACCGCGGACGACGGCGACCCGCTCGCCCTGGCCACCCCGGACGGCCGTCACCTGCGGGTGGGCGCCGAGGGCGCCGACCACGTCGAGATCCGCATCGCCGCCAACCCCGGCAGCACGCCGCGCACCGTCGCCCGCGCCGCGAGCGGGGGGGAGCTCAGTCGGATCATGCTGGCCATCGAGGTGGCCGCCGCCGGGGCCGGGGCGGCCGGCACAGACGACGCCAGCACCGGTGACGCCCGCGCAGCAGCAGCCCGCGCAGCGGGACCCGGGGCCCGACCCACCTTCGTCTTCGACGAGGTCGACGCCGGGGTCGGCGGCCGCGCCGGCCTGGACGTGGGCGCCCGGCTGGCCCGGCTGGCCCGCAGCAGCCAGGTGATCGTGGTCACCCACCTCGCGCAGGTGGCCGCGCACGCCGACCGCCACCTCGTCGTGCGCAAGACCGACGACGGGCACGTCACCTCCAGCGACATCGCACCCGTCGAGGGGGAGGAGCGGCTGCGCGAGCTCGCCCGGATGATGGGCGGCGACGACCAGGGCGCCGCCCTGGACCACGCCCAGGAGCTGCTGGAGGCCAGCCAGGAGCGTGCCGGCCGGACGACACGCACGGGCTGA
- a CDS encoding TlyA family RNA methyltransferase, which yields MGEPEAQPGEPVAEGSEPEGGEPERVDRALVRRGLARSRGHAGELLRAGQVTLDGAVLRKPATPVAPHERLTVTADGPGWVGRAAGKLDAALTELGTNGPHVTDRRCIDLGASTGGFTQVLLQRGAREVVALDVGHDQLVPALRDDPRVVERSGTTLRGLRPEAVGGPFDLVVADLSFISLRLVLDEIHDLVRDGGEAVLLVKPQFEVGRHGLGRRGVVRSAAHRRGALIGVLQEITDRGLAVLAVLPSRVTGGEGNREYLVHATRASAVGLSWQALVRTVDDLILEEEQ from the coding sequence GTGGGCGAGCCTGAGGCTCAGCCCGGCGAGCCCGTGGCCGAGGGGAGCGAGCCGGAGGGAGGCGAGCCGGAGCGGGTCGACCGCGCCCTGGTCCGTCGCGGGCTGGCCCGCAGCCGGGGGCACGCTGGTGAGCTGCTCCGCGCCGGCCAGGTCACCCTGGACGGCGCCGTGCTGCGCAAGCCCGCCACTCCGGTCGCCCCGCACGAGCGCCTGACGGTCACCGCAGACGGGCCCGGATGGGTCGGCCGGGCCGCCGGGAAGCTCGACGCGGCGCTCACCGAGCTCGGGACGAACGGCCCGCACGTCACCGACCGGCGCTGCATCGATCTGGGTGCCTCGACCGGAGGCTTCACCCAGGTGCTGCTGCAGCGGGGCGCGCGCGAGGTGGTGGCCCTGGATGTCGGCCACGACCAGCTGGTGCCCGCCCTGCGAGACGACCCCAGGGTCGTGGAGCGCAGCGGGACCACCCTGCGCGGGCTGCGGCCCGAGGCGGTCGGGGGGCCCTTCGACCTCGTGGTCGCCGACCTCAGCTTCATCTCGTTGCGCCTGGTGCTCGACGAGATCCACGACCTCGTCCGCGACGGTGGCGAGGCGGTGCTGCTCGTGAAGCCGCAGTTCGAGGTCGGCCGGCACGGTCTCGGGCGACGCGGCGTGGTGCGCTCCGCCGCGCACCGCCGCGGGGCGCTGATCGGCGTGCTGCAGGAGATCACCGACCGCGGCCTGGCGGTGCTGGCCGTGCTGCCCAGCCGGGTCACCGGTGGCGAGGGCAACCGCGAGTACCTCGTGCACGCCACCCGCGCATCGGCTGTCGGCCTCTCGTGGCAGGCTCTGGTCAGGACCGTCGACGACCTCATCCTGGAGGAGGAGCAGTGA
- a CDS encoding HAD-IIA family hydrolase — protein MTQALVARYRGLICDLDGVVYAGEPAVEHAVESLSAAGVPVVYATNNASRPPQEVAQHLRRLGLSLRDEDVVTSSVAAAAWLAERLSPEDAVLPVGGPGVAAALREHGVRVCEPGDPGCAAVVQGYGPDVTARDLAEAAIAIQGGARWVATNDDLTLPTDRGQTPGNGSLVRAVGAAVDVLPEVIGKPHAPMYLLAADRLGADPGDVLAIGDRLETDIAGGSAAGTPSALVLTGVHGVTDAASADPAMRPGHVLRDLRGLLEPYPEAGRDGDWFVRGEARARIIDGPQLVSEGSGIDRARAALDAVWSAVDDGSIDPEQAGRLVAPGDAR, from the coding sequence GTGACCCAGGCCCTGGTCGCACGCTATCGCGGGCTCATCTGCGACCTCGACGGCGTGGTCTACGCCGGCGAGCCGGCGGTCGAGCACGCCGTGGAGTCGCTGTCGGCCGCGGGTGTGCCGGTCGTCTACGCCACGAACAACGCCTCTCGACCTCCGCAGGAGGTGGCGCAGCACCTGCGTCGTCTCGGCCTGAGCCTGCGTGACGAGGACGTGGTCACCTCCTCGGTCGCTGCTGCGGCCTGGCTCGCCGAGCGGTTGTCGCCGGAGGACGCCGTCCTGCCGGTCGGTGGTCCCGGGGTCGCTGCCGCGCTGCGGGAGCACGGCGTGCGCGTCTGCGAGCCGGGTGATCCCGGGTGCGCGGCGGTCGTCCAGGGCTACGGGCCGGATGTCACCGCCCGTGACCTGGCCGAGGCGGCCATCGCTATCCAGGGCGGGGCTCGCTGGGTCGCCACCAACGACGACCTCACCCTGCCGACAGACCGCGGCCAGACGCCCGGCAACGGCTCGTTGGTCCGGGCTGTGGGGGCGGCCGTCGACGTGCTGCCCGAGGTCATCGGGAAGCCGCACGCGCCGATGTACCTGCTGGCTGCCGACCGGCTGGGTGCTGATCCGGGCGACGTGCTCGCGATCGGGGACCGGCTGGAGACCGACATCGCCGGGGGCAGCGCCGCGGGCACTCCGTCGGCGCTGGTCCTCACCGGCGTCCACGGGGTCACCGACGCAGCCTCGGCCGATCCCGCGATGCGGCCGGGCCATGTCCTGCGAGACCTTCGCGGTCTGCTGGAGCCCTACCCCGAGGCCGGCCGGGACGGGGACTGGTTCGTCCGGGGCGAGGCCCGGGCACGGATCATCGACGGCCCGCAGCTGGTGTCCGAGGGGTCGGGGATCGACCGCGCGCGTGCCGCCCTCGACGCGGTCTGGAGCGCCGTCGACGACGGATCGATCGATCCGGAGCAGGCGGGACGGCTGGTGGCTCCCGGCGACGCGCGCTGA
- a CDS encoding NAD kinase: MTEGQRRVVLVAHPGRPEAVDVAVDVAERLSGAGLEVVIPPGELEGTALGEHPAVTTDAQATRGAELVVVLGGDGTILRGAELARGSGVPVLGVNLGHVGFLAEAEREHLDATVEHIRDRAYHVEERMALEVVGTIDGREVARSWALNEVTVEKASRERMLMLTLEIDGRPLSTWGCDGVVMATPTGSTAYAFSAGGPVIWPDVEAVLVVPISAHSLFARPLVLGPRSAVAAELVPGTEGHGVLWCDGRRAVDLPPGARIEVHRAAEPVRLARLTRSPFADRLVAKFDLPVDGWRGRRSGEREG; the protein is encoded by the coding sequence GTGACCGAGGGACAACGGCGCGTCGTGCTGGTCGCGCACCCTGGTCGCCCGGAGGCCGTCGACGTGGCCGTCGACGTCGCCGAGCGGCTCTCCGGCGCCGGCCTCGAGGTGGTCATCCCGCCGGGCGAGCTCGAGGGCACCGCCCTCGGCGAGCACCCGGCCGTCACCACCGACGCGCAGGCCACCCGCGGCGCCGAGCTCGTCGTCGTGCTCGGTGGCGACGGCACCATCCTTCGCGGCGCCGAGCTCGCCCGTGGCAGCGGCGTGCCGGTCCTCGGGGTGAACCTGGGGCACGTCGGCTTCCTCGCCGAGGCCGAGCGCGAGCACCTGGACGCGACCGTCGAGCACATCCGGGACCGCGCCTACCACGTCGAGGAGCGGATGGCGCTGGAGGTGGTGGGCACCATCGACGGCCGCGAGGTCGCCCGGTCGTGGGCCCTGAACGAGGTCACCGTCGAGAAGGCCTCGCGCGAGCGGATGCTCATGCTGACCCTCGAGATCGACGGTCGGCCGCTGTCCACGTGGGGCTGCGACGGTGTGGTCATGGCCACGCCGACGGGCTCCACCGCCTACGCCTTCTCCGCCGGCGGCCCGGTGATCTGGCCCGACGTCGAGGCGGTGCTCGTGGTGCCGATCAGCGCCCACTCCCTCTTCGCCCGCCCGCTCGTGCTCGGTCCGCGCTCTGCGGTCGCGGCCGAGCTCGTGCCCGGCACGGAGGGGCACGGCGTGCTGTGGTGCGACGGGCGCCGAGCGGTCGACCTCCCCCCGGGCGCCCGCATCGAGGTGCACCGTGCCGCCGAGCCGGTGCGCCTGGCCCGGCTCACCCGCTCACCCTTCGCGGACCGGCTGGTGGCCAAGTTCGACCTGCCGGTGGACGGCTGGCGAGGTCGCCGGTCCGGGGAGCGGGAGGGCTAG
- a CDS encoding copper transporter yields MIDFRYHLVSLAAVLIALSVGIVLGAGPLNDGIGQTLNSEVTELRQEKDDLRAELGDAERGAEGRDDFDQATLAQVVDGRLSGRSVALVVLPQAEDDVATDIAETLEQSGATVTEPVELDPSWVSADAASSRAESGGSALQEMGLDAREGTPAVDDALTAILSGRADGSEVDEDARSRAWSRLTDADLVGGPSDLPSTSELVVVVGAPVSAESAAEDPAAEASTAAESWVRLSRTLDEGTSGAVLAGSQRDVDSEEEVSVVTTARDSTLISRGLSTVDVPEIPMGRADVVLALQEQLEGESGHYGLGADATASVPDL; encoded by the coding sequence GTGATCGACTTCCGCTACCACCTGGTCTCCCTGGCGGCGGTGCTCATCGCGCTCTCGGTCGGCATCGTGCTGGGCGCCGGTCCGCTCAACGACGGGATCGGTCAGACCCTCAACAGCGAGGTGACCGAGCTGCGGCAGGAGAAGGACGACCTGCGCGCCGAGCTCGGCGACGCCGAGCGCGGCGCCGAGGGCCGGGACGACTTCGACCAGGCGACCCTGGCGCAGGTGGTCGACGGGCGCCTGTCCGGTCGCAGCGTCGCGCTGGTGGTGCTGCCCCAGGCCGAGGACGACGTCGCCACCGACATCGCCGAGACCCTCGAGCAGTCCGGGGCGACGGTGACCGAGCCGGTCGAGCTCGACCCGTCCTGGGTCTCCGCGGACGCCGCCTCCAGCCGCGCCGAGAGCGGCGGCAGCGCGCTCCAGGAGATGGGCCTGGACGCCCGGGAGGGCACCCCGGCGGTCGACGACGCGCTGACCGCCATCCTCTCCGGCCGTGCCGACGGGTCCGAGGTCGACGAGGACGCCCGGAGCCGCGCCTGGAGCCGGCTCACCGACGCCGACCTCGTCGGCGGCCCCTCCGACCTGCCCTCGACCAGCGAGCTCGTGGTCGTCGTCGGTGCCCCGGTCAGCGCCGAGTCCGCTGCCGAGGACCCCGCCGCCGAGGCGAGCACCGCCGCCGAGTCGTGGGTGCGGCTCAGCCGCACCCTGGACGAGGGCACCTCGGGAGCGGTGCTCGCCGGCAGCCAGCGCGACGTGGACTCCGAGGAGGAGGTCTCCGTCGTGACCACGGCGCGGGACAGCACGCTCATCTCCCGCGGGTTGTCCACCGTCGACGTGCCCGAGATCCCGATGGGCCGCGCCGACGTGGTGCTGGCGCTGCAGGAGCAGCTCGAGGGGGAGTCGGGCCACTACGGCCTGGGGGCGGACGCCACCGCCTCCGTGCCCGACCTGTGA
- the steA gene encoding putative cytokinetic ring protein SteA produces the protein MALRLTREPTRDPDLPGIHGPVRADRRTKDLTKRLQPGDIAVIDHQDIDRVSGEALVACGPAAVVNAAESTSRRYPNAGPTAIVEAGIPLLDVQHDGLVATLKDGVRGRLDEDTFVVGDLEITGVRHTEESLAADMSTAREGLGEQLEAFAANTMEYMTKERELLFDGVGIPDVRTELADRHALVVVRGYHYKDDLAALRHYIREYKPVLIGVDGGADALMEAGLSPDMIVGDMDSVSDAALTSGAEVVVHAYRDGRAPGVPRVEALGVEPVVFSAAGTSEDIAMLLADDLGATLIVAVGTHATLVEFLDKGRAGMSSTFLTRLRVGSKLIDAKGVSRLYRSRISPLEIIGLLLVCLGALLVALWATPTGQALLQLVGARWDDLWALVEGMVT, from the coding sequence ATGGCGCTGCGACTGACCCGCGAACCGACGCGTGACCCGGACCTGCCCGGGATCCACGGGCCGGTGCGAGCCGACCGCCGCACCAAGGACCTGACCAAGCGGCTGCAGCCCGGCGACATCGCCGTCATCGACCACCAGGACATCGACCGGGTCAGCGGCGAGGCGCTCGTCGCCTGCGGCCCGGCCGCGGTCGTCAACGCGGCCGAGTCCACCAGCCGCCGCTACCCGAACGCCGGACCGACGGCCATCGTCGAGGCCGGCATCCCGCTGCTCGACGTGCAGCACGACGGGCTGGTGGCCACCCTCAAGGACGGCGTGCGCGGCCGGCTGGACGAGGACACCTTCGTCGTGGGTGACCTCGAGATCACCGGGGTGCGGCACACCGAGGAGTCGCTGGCCGCCGACATGTCCACGGCCCGAGAGGGGCTGGGCGAGCAGCTCGAGGCCTTCGCGGCCAACACTATGGAGTACATGACCAAGGAGCGTGAGCTCCTCTTCGACGGGGTGGGCATCCCCGACGTGCGCACCGAGCTGGCCGACCGGCACGCCCTGGTGGTCGTGCGCGGCTACCACTACAAGGACGACCTGGCCGCCCTGCGGCACTACATCCGCGAGTACAAGCCGGTGCTCATCGGGGTGGACGGCGGGGCCGACGCGCTCATGGAGGCCGGGCTGTCGCCGGACATGATCGTCGGCGACATGGACTCGGTCAGCGACGCCGCCCTGACCAGCGGGGCCGAGGTGGTCGTGCACGCCTACCGCGACGGGCGGGCTCCCGGGGTGCCCAGGGTCGAGGCGCTGGGCGTCGAGCCGGTGGTCTTCTCGGCGGCCGGGACCAGCGAGGACATCGCCATGCTGCTCGCCGACGACCTGGGCGCGACGCTCATCGTCGCGGTGGGCACCCACGCGACGTTGGTGGAGTTCCTCGACAAGGGCCGGGCGGGCATGTCGAGCACCTTCCTCACCCGGCTCCGAGTCGGCAGCAAGCTCATCGACGCGAAGGGGGTCAGCCGCCTCTACCGCAGCCGTATCTCCCCCCTGGAGATCATCGGCCTGCTGCTGGTCTGCCTCGGCGCGCTGCTGGTGGCCCTGTGGGCGACCCCCACCGGGCAGGCGCTGCTGCAGCTCGTCGGCGCCCGCTGGGACGATCTGTGGGCGCTCGTCGAGGGGATGGTCACGTGA
- the murJ gene encoding lipid II flippase MurJ, translated as MTQGDQRPGGGGRIARAAGQVAVLTALGRIVGFARWLVFAATVGAAGVGTVYQSVNTVPNVVYEIAAGGVLAAVVVPLLAGRVRGVAAAGSEDADDVAGALLTRTLTLLLPLAVLLALTAPWISQALLGDLGSPAVELGTRLLVLFSPQVPLYGLGIVVTGVLQAHERFVAAAAAPLLSSLVVIATYLLYGLLVPPSTPPADLSTSGWMILGGGTTLGVVALSLPLLIAAGRAGIRLRPRWRLPAELTSRAARLAGAGIVGLLGQQIAVLVTLKVANRSGGDGTVVVHQYVQALYLLPYAVLAVPVATAAYPVIARVRERPEPAVRAVAGSLRTVVLLSAAAAAALIVVADPVGTVFAAIDRGDGDVALRAMPAGLAATAPGLVGFALAAVATRTLYARGSALAGGAAVALGWLVAATGPVLLLGPQDGPGSTLQVIGWSATLGMTLTAVLLTVLVRRGWGPGRGQGAPATAETASADGPREHRGPGVLAGLVPAAALAVVAVALAQALRVALIDRWPETTGAALVAGAAVAVLVAAAVALVAAAIDPAVRAALTRVVPVRTRGPR; from the coding sequence GTGACCCAGGGGGATCAGCGGCCCGGAGGCGGGGGGCGGATCGCCCGGGCGGCTGGTCAGGTGGCGGTGCTCACCGCGCTGGGCCGCATCGTCGGCTTCGCCCGGTGGCTCGTCTTCGCCGCGACGGTCGGCGCCGCCGGGGTGGGCACGGTCTACCAGAGCGTCAACACCGTCCCCAACGTCGTCTACGAGATCGCCGCCGGGGGCGTCCTCGCCGCGGTCGTCGTCCCGCTGCTGGCCGGGCGCGTGCGCGGCGTCGCCGCCGCTGGCAGCGAGGACGCCGACGACGTGGCCGGCGCCCTGCTCACCCGGACCCTGACGCTGCTGCTCCCGCTCGCCGTGCTGCTGGCGCTGACCGCGCCGTGGATCAGCCAGGCGCTGCTCGGCGACCTCGGCTCGCCGGCCGTCGAGCTGGGCACCCGGCTGCTGGTCCTCTTCAGCCCCCAGGTGCCGCTCTACGGCCTCGGCATCGTCGTCACCGGTGTGCTCCAGGCGCACGAGCGGTTCGTCGCGGCCGCGGCCGCCCCGCTGCTGTCCAGCCTGGTCGTCATCGCCACCTACCTGCTCTACGGGCTGCTGGTGCCGCCGAGCACCCCGCCGGCCGACCTGAGCACCAGCGGCTGGATGATCCTCGGCGGCGGGACCACCCTGGGCGTCGTCGCCCTCAGCCTGCCGCTGCTGATCGCGGCCGGGCGCGCCGGGATCCGGCTGCGCCCCCGCTGGCGGCTGCCGGCCGAGCTGACCAGCCGAGCCGCCCGGCTGGCCGGAGCCGGCATTGTCGGCCTGCTCGGGCAGCAGATCGCCGTGCTGGTCACCCTCAAGGTGGCCAACCGGTCCGGCGGCGACGGCACCGTCGTCGTGCACCAGTACGTCCAGGCCCTGTACCTGCTGCCCTACGCCGTGCTGGCGGTCCCGGTCGCGACCGCCGCCTACCCGGTGATCGCCCGGGTGCGCGAGCGCCCCGAGCCGGCGGTGCGGGCGGTGGCCGGGTCGTTGCGCACCGTGGTGCTGCTCAGCGCGGCGGCGGCCGCCGCGCTGATCGTCGTGGCGGATCCGGTCGGCACGGTCTTCGCGGCGATCGACCGCGGAGACGGGGACGTGGCGCTGCGGGCGATGCCCGCCGGGCTGGCCGCCACGGCGCCCGGCCTCGTCGGCTTCGCCCTGGCCGCCGTGGCGACACGCACCCTCTACGCCCGGGGGAGCGCCCTCGCCGGCGGAGCCGCGGTGGCCCTGGGGTGGCTGGTCGCGGCCACCGGCCCGGTGCTGCTGCTCGGCCCGCAGGACGGTCCCGGATCGACCCTGCAGGTCATCGGCTGGTCGGCGACGCTCGGGATGACCCTCACCGCGGTCCTGCTCACGGTCCTGGTCCGCCGCGGCTGGGGGCCGGGCCGGGGCCAGGGTGCACCCGCGACCGCCGAGACCGCCTCCGCCGACGGACCGCGCGAGCACCGCGGCCCCGGCGTGCTCGCCGGGCTCGTCCCGGCGGCCGCGCTGGCCGTGGTCGCGGTGGCGCTGGCCCAGGCGCTGCGCGTCGCGCTGATCGACCGCTGGCCGGAGACCACCGGAGCCGCGCTGGTCGCCGGTGCTGCGGTGGCCGTGCTGGTCGCCGCCGCGGTGGCCCTCGTCGCCGCGGCCATCGACCCGGCCGTGCGGGCCGCCCTGACCCGGGTCGTTCCGGTCCGGACCCGGGGGCCACGATGA